The window GCAGCGTGATGTACTTCGCGGCCTCCCAGCGGTTGTCGCCCTCCCACGCGAAGTCGATTTCCTCGTCCGCCTGTTTTTCGCTGTCCTCGCTGGTCATCGTATGCGCCTCCGTGAATGAGGGGGGAGGGTCAAGACTGTTTCCGGAGCGGGTGGTTGGGAAGGGTCTGCGCACAGTGATCACTCGAAGGTGTCACCGTACGCACTCGGGGTGAGGGTTGGTGCGAGGGTCGGGGCGAGGGCTTGGACCGACCGGGTCGGTGAGCCGTGGGCGTCGCTGATTGGCCGTGCGGCACGACCGGTTGAGAGCATGCGACGGTGACTACGCATCTCCCCGCCGGATGGACGATCGAGCAGATCCGCTCGCTCTCGCACGACCGAACTGCCAACCCGCTCTCCACCGACCGGCTGGTCGTCATCGAGACGGCCGACCGGCACGCATACGTGGAGCTCCATCCCGAAGTGATCCTCGGGTTTCACGACCTGTGCCTTGTGCTCGACGACGGCGAGTGGCTGATGGGCCGCCTCGACACGGACGGATCGGTGGTCTGCTGGGCCTCGTACGGCCCCGACCTGGCTGAGGCCATCCGCAGCCTGTGAGCCGGTATTCCGCCATTCCGCCCCCCCGCCCGGATTCACTCCAGGGTTCCGGCGGGGGACAGAATTCGATGGTGCGGCACGGCTCCGGCGTCAAGAATCACCGGATGCATGAAGTGAAACTGTCCGACGGGACCATCACCCTGTCCCCGCTGCGCCTGGACGATGTGGAAGCGCACCTGGAGGGGGAGGACGACCTGCTCGTTCGCTGGCTCAACGGCGGCCCCGGCACGCGGGAGGGCACCGAAGGGTACTTCCGGCACTGCCGGGAGCAGTGGGACAACGCCGGGCCACTGCGTGCGTTCGGCATCAGGACGGGTGCCGATGAAGTGCTTGCGGGGACGATCGACTTGCGGCTCGCCGGAGAAGGCCTGGCTCCCGGCCAGGTGAACGTCGCGTACGGCCTTTATCCGTCCTGGCGGGGGCGTGGACTGGCCACCCGCGCGGTCCTGTTGGCGTCCCGGTACGCGGCGAGTGAAGGCGGTACGGAGGCGGTGATCCAGGTGGAGCCGGACAATCCCGCATCGGCCGCAGTCGCAACGCGGGCAGGTTTCACCCCAGGCATGCCGACGTACGACAAGGACGGCACGCGCTTCGACCGGTACATCCGCAACATCCGGGGCCTGCACACCGCCGCCGGGTGACGGCCGACCGTCACGGGACAGTCGGCCGTCGGCCTCAGCAGGCCTCGGCGCGAGGCGGAACCGACGGCAGCTCCCACAGTTCCAGCGCTCCGCCGGAACTCAACCGGTCGCCGTGACCGGTGACCACACGCCGAACCACTGCTCGGCGCCGTACTCCTCGAACCGCTCCACCTCGGTGAACCCCAGCTTCGCCGCGAGGCGCATGGCGCGGTCGTTGGCGGTCTGGGTACAGAGGACCACGGGCTCGCCGGGAAGCGCGTTGCGGAACCAGTCGAGCGCGGTCGTGCACGCTTCGGCGGCGTACCCGAATCCCCACGCCTCCGGCAGGACCATGTAGCCGAGCTCCGTCTCTCCGCCGTCCGGACGGATACGACCCTGACGCCCCGCGTCGCGCCGATCGAGCGTGATCATGCCGATCATCGCGCCGTCGACATCGATCACGAAAAGGCCGGGGCGCCGTCCGGGTGTCTCCGGAACCGCGCGCTCGAGCTCGTCACGCGGTCGAGGGCCACCGACGTAGGCGCCCACCTCGGGCGATGAGAACAGCTCGATGAATGCCGCACGGTCCCGTGCCTCGGACCGGCGTAGCACGAGCCGTTCGGTCCTTATCGGGAGCGGTGGCCAGGGGAGCGCTCCGAGTCCGGTCATGACAGCAACGTATCGCAGTTCATCGGAGCGACCCGAAGGGGCGGGGAGAGGGCACCGTGCGTCGGCGCTGCGAGGAATGGGATGCAGGGAGCAGACGGAAGCAACAGCGCGGACTCGGGCCGGACATCGCGTTCCACCTCCCGGCCCCGGCGGGATGGGCGGCCCCGTCGATATTGCCTCGACACCGGCCGCGGTGATCGGGGACGCTTCGTTCGATGACCAGAACCGACGACACACCCTGCGCGTGGGACGAGCGCACTCAACTCACCACGTTTCTCGACTACGTACGTGACACCGCTCGCGCCAAGTGCCAAGGCGTCTCCGAGGAGAAAGCCCACAAGGCGCTCCTGCCGGGCTCACCTCTGATGACCATGAGCGGACTGATCAACCACCTCCGCTGGGTCGAGTACTACTGGCTCCAGGTCGTCTTCCTCGGAGAGGAGGACGAGGGACCCTGGACCGATGAGGACCCCGATCGCGAGATGCGCATCGCCGTCGATTTCCCGCTCGCGCAATTGCTCGACGAATACGCCGAACAGAGCGCCCGTTACCGCGAACTGGTCGCGGCCCACGGCCTGGACACCCGAGCCCAGCGAGCTGTCCGCGACGGCCTCCACGTCGACCTGCGCTGGATCCTCCTCCACCTCACCGAGGAGACGGCCCGTCACAACGGTCACCTGGACATCCTGCGCGAGCTGCTCGACGGCGCGACCGGCGCCTAGGACCTAGGTCCTGTCGTCAAAGTCCCGCCTGGCCGGCGCTACTTCGACGACAGGACCTAGCCGTCTTGCCGATGACGCAGGGCTCGCGGGTCGACAGGCAAGACAGCCCGTAGGGTGTTCCCGGCGGATCGACGGCGAGCCGGGCCGGAACAACCAATCCGGTCCGGCACAGGAGTTCAACATGGCGGCAAGCGGTTCGATCAAGCACGGCGAACCGGGTGAGGGTGTGGCAGTCCCCGCCCGGTCCTGGCAGCGGCGCCTCGCCGTCGGCGCCTGGGTGTTCACGGGCCTGTGCATCATTGGTGTCCTCGGCATGCTCCTGATGGTCATGTACGGGCTGCGGTATCCCACCGAGGATGAGAAGAACTGCTGCTGGGAGCCGAACGCCACGCCCGAGTGGGCGGCACGCGTGACCGGCCTCCGGGTGCCGGAGACGGCCACCGACCGGCGGGCCGGGCTCCATACCAACCTGCAGTACGACGTTGCGCTGCTCGCCTTCACCGTGCCGACCGCGGAGGCTGACCGATTCCTGCTGCCGCTTCGCAGGGAGGGTACCCAAATGGTCCGCAACCGGCACCCACAAGCGCCGGGCTACACCCGGAGCGACGGCTTCAGCCACCTCGGCCTGCCCGAGCCCGAGACCTTCGTCGAGGGCATGTGGATCACCAGTGTCTGCCCTGACGAGGTGAAGACCCCCGAAGGCGACGCAGTCCGGTTGTGCGCGGAGATCCACGCGCACGAGTTCCGGCCCGGCACCACGCGCATCTATGTCTGGGCCGGCAGCGACGCGCCCATCACAAAGCCGGCGACCGACGGCGGGGCCGCGCCTGCGACCCGGTCGAGTCAGCCACGCTGACGCTCCGGCCGACGGGAGTGCGCGGTGCGGGCAGGCGAAGAGCCCTCCCGGCTGCGGGACGGGATCATCGACCTCGCGCCCGACCTTCAGCGCGCGCCGAGGGCTGATCCTGCGGCATCGCCCGAACGGCAGCGGTACCGGAACCAGGCCGGGTCGGCGGCCTGGAGGGCAGGGCCGACGTCGACGGGGTGAACGGGGAGCCCCGGTGGTTCACGCCCTGGTGATTCCGGTGATCACCGGGTCCCCCAGCGGGGCGGCCTCCGAGGTCAGACCGACGCTTCGCAGGGCCGTAGTGGCCAGGTCCAGCGCTTGGGCCTCGGCAGTTGCTGTATCGGCGGCCTCGACCTCGAGACGCAGGCTGAAGGCCGACGACTCGGGATAGAAGGTCAGGAGGTCCAGGTCTTCGGCCGCTCCCAGATCCGTCTCGCGGGGATCGGATCCGCGCAGCGCACGGGTGAGTTCCGTCCGCGCCTCGGGGGTCAGCTCGGTGAGCAGGGTGCCGGGGAGGGTGACGACGTAGATGGTCATGGGGAGACAGATGCCCCGACATCGCGGGGAAACTCGCGCCCTGCGTCCGATACCGACGTTCGGCCGAATGCATCCCCGGTAGCGTCACACCGATCGTGCTGGGGGGGGTGTCTCTATGTCTTTCGTCAAGGACGTGGTGTCGGGTATGGGACCGTTTGGGATGGTCATGCGGCGAGGGTGACGGCGGGGATTCTGGACTCGTAGAAGGTGCCGTCTCGGAGCATGGCGAACAGGACGCTGATGCGTTGGCGGGCGAGGCGGAGGAGAGCCTGGGTGTGGGTTTTCCCGCGGGCG is drawn from Streptomyces sp. NBC_01232 and contains these coding sequences:
- a CDS encoding GNAT family N-acetyltransferase gives rise to the protein MVRHGSGVKNHRMHEVKLSDGTITLSPLRLDDVEAHLEGEDDLLVRWLNGGPGTREGTEGYFRHCREQWDNAGPLRAFGIRTGADEVLAGTIDLRLAGEGLAPGQVNVAYGLYPSWRGRGLATRAVLLASRYAASEGGTEAVIQVEPDNPASAAVATRAGFTPGMPTYDKDGTRFDRYIRNIRGLHTAAG
- a CDS encoding DinB family protein, with protein sequence MTRTDDTPCAWDERTQLTTFLDYVRDTARAKCQGVSEEKAHKALLPGSPLMTMSGLINHLRWVEYYWLQVVFLGEEDEGPWTDEDPDREMRIAVDFPLAQLLDEYAEQSARYRELVAAHGLDTRAQRAVRDGLHVDLRWILLHLTEETARHNGHLDILRELLDGATGA
- a CDS encoding GNAT family N-acetyltransferase, which translates into the protein MTGLGALPWPPLPIRTERLVLRRSEARDRAAFIELFSSPEVGAYVGGPRPRDELERAVPETPGRRPGLFVIDVDGAMIGMITLDRRDAGRQGRIRPDGGETELGYMVLPEAWGFGYAAEACTTALDWFRNALPGEPVVLCTQTANDRAMRLAAKLGFTEVERFEEYGAEQWFGVWSPVTATG